A region of Paractinoplanes abujensis DNA encodes the following proteins:
- a CDS encoding MarR family winged helix-turn-helix transcriptional regulator: protein MATKEQLIADIMGAQQRLQDLIAEDREDPLFSSHLTLSQLKILMLLARHGSVSGGELAGMLGIGAAALTGMVDRLVVQDLVARAEDPHDRRVRRIALTRTGRDLIGSIFNAGDAKMRTILSRLSAEELDLVAQATELIIKAAGSSES from the coding sequence GTGGCCACTAAGGAACAGCTCATCGCGGACATTATGGGCGCGCAGCAGCGGCTGCAGGACCTGATCGCGGAGGACCGAGAGGATCCCCTCTTCTCCTCGCATCTGACCCTGTCGCAGCTCAAAATCCTCATGCTGCTCGCCCGCCACGGCTCCGTCTCGGGCGGTGAGCTGGCCGGCATGCTCGGGATCGGCGCGGCCGCGCTGACCGGCATGGTCGACCGGCTCGTGGTGCAAGACCTGGTGGCCCGCGCGGAAGATCCGCACGACCGGCGGGTCCGCCGGATCGCGCTGACACGCACGGGCCGCGATCTCATCGGGAGCATCTTCAACGCCGGGGACGCGAAGATGCGTACGATCCTCAGCCGCCTCTCAGCCGAGGAGCTCGATCTGGTGGCTCAGGCCACCGAGCTGATCATCAAAGCGGCCGGCTCAAGCGAGTCCTAG
- a CDS encoding homoserine dehydrogenase, translating into MSQPAKPVRLALLGCGTVGSEVVRLLNAQAEDLTARIGAPLEVVGIAVRRLGRERGDLPVDPALFTTDALGLVKRDDVDVVVEVVGGIEPARGWLVEALRAGKSVITANKALLAEDGAALHDAAAEGNADLYYEASVAGAIPLLRPLRESLHGDRVTRVTGIVNGTTNFILSSMDSSGAGFSEALDEATELGYAEADPTADVEGFDAAAKAAILASLAFHSRVTAADVFREGMTGVTAGDMASAKEMGCTIKLLCIAERGPDSSGQESVSVRVHPAMIPRSHPLAGVGDAFNAVFVEAEAAGQLMFYGRGAGGTPTASAVLGDIVAAARNRLSGTRAPSESNYAHLPVRPIGEALTRYHISLDVAERPGVLASVAGVFAQHEVSIATVRQSGRAEDAKLVIVTHGAPDANLAATVEDLSRLDIVRSIASVLRVEGGA; encoded by the coding sequence ATGAGCCAGCCTGCTAAGCCCGTCCGCCTGGCCCTACTGGGCTGTGGCACCGTCGGGTCGGAAGTCGTACGTCTGCTGAACGCCCAGGCCGAGGACCTGACCGCCCGGATCGGCGCCCCGCTCGAGGTCGTCGGGATCGCGGTCCGCCGGCTCGGCCGCGAACGCGGTGACCTTCCCGTCGACCCGGCCCTGTTCACCACCGACGCGCTCGGGCTGGTCAAGCGGGACGACGTGGACGTGGTGGTCGAGGTAGTGGGCGGCATCGAGCCCGCCCGGGGCTGGCTGGTCGAGGCCCTGCGGGCCGGCAAGAGCGTGATCACGGCCAACAAGGCGCTGCTGGCCGAGGACGGTGCGGCGCTGCACGACGCGGCCGCCGAGGGCAACGCCGACCTCTACTACGAGGCCTCCGTGGCCGGCGCGATCCCGCTGCTGCGGCCGTTGCGCGAGTCGCTGCACGGCGACCGCGTCACCCGGGTCACCGGCATCGTCAACGGCACCACCAACTTCATCCTCTCGTCGATGGATTCCTCGGGGGCCGGGTTCAGCGAGGCGCTCGACGAGGCCACCGAGCTCGGGTACGCGGAGGCCGACCCGACGGCCGACGTCGAGGGTTTCGACGCCGCGGCCAAGGCGGCCATCCTGGCCTCGCTCGCCTTCCACTCACGGGTCACCGCGGCCGACGTCTTCCGCGAGGGGATGACGGGGGTGACCGCGGGCGACATGGCCAGCGCGAAGGAGATGGGCTGCACGATCAAGCTGCTCTGCATCGCCGAGCGTGGGCCCGACTCGTCCGGCCAGGAGTCGGTCAGTGTGCGGGTGCACCCGGCGATGATCCCGCGCAGCCACCCGCTGGCCGGGGTCGGCGACGCCTTCAACGCGGTGTTCGTCGAGGCTGAGGCAGCCGGTCAGCTCATGTTCTACGGCCGCGGGGCGGGCGGCACGCCGACCGCGAGCGCGGTGCTGGGCGACATCGTGGCGGCGGCTCGCAACCGGCTCTCGGGCACCCGCGCGCCGAGTGAGAGCAACTACGCCCACCTGCCCGTACGCCCGATCGGGGAGGCACTGACGAGGTATCACATCAGCCTCGACGTGGCGGAGCGCCCGGGCGTGCTGGCCAGTGTGGCCGGCGTCTTCGCCCAGCACGAGGTGTCGATCGCGACGGTGCGTCAGTCCGGCCGCGCGGAGGACGCGAAGCTGGTCATCGTGACCCACGGCGCGCCCGACGCCAACTTGGCCGCGACCGTCGAGGACCTGTCGCGGCTCGACATCGTGCGCTCTATCGCGAGCGTGCTGCGGGTCGAGGGCGGCGCCTGA
- the thrB gene encoding homoserine kinase, translated as MGLSFAAEPVSVRTPATSANLGPGFDALGLALTLYDDLTARVTDGGFTVTVTGEGAGELPGDETHLVLRAMLATFDEFGERPPGLAVECVNRIPQARGLGSSSAAIVGGVQLARGLVANGLRTIGDEDALRIAARLEGHPDNVAPCLLGGFTIAWTEAAGARAVRLTPAANVHPTVFIPAERGYTSSARAALPPTVPHADASFNAGRAALLTHALTSDASLLWAATEDRLHQGYRAEGMPGTASLVAALRSVGVAAVVSGAGPSVLALTQVPADFHPGTEWRAESLGVDGAGALVKGSMVELA; from the coding sequence ATGGGCCTGTCCTTCGCCGCCGAGCCGGTTTCCGTACGCACACCGGCCACCAGCGCCAACCTCGGGCCCGGCTTCGACGCCCTGGGCCTGGCCCTGACCCTCTACGACGACCTCACGGCCCGCGTCACCGACGGTGGCTTCACGGTGACGGTGACCGGTGAGGGCGCCGGGGAGCTGCCGGGCGACGAGACCCACCTGGTGCTGCGGGCCATGCTGGCCACGTTCGACGAGTTCGGCGAGCGCCCGCCCGGCCTGGCGGTGGAGTGCGTCAACCGCATCCCGCAGGCGCGCGGCCTCGGCTCCTCGTCGGCGGCCATCGTCGGCGGTGTGCAACTGGCGCGTGGCCTGGTGGCGAACGGTCTGCGAACGATCGGCGACGAGGACGCCCTGCGCATCGCGGCCCGGCTCGAGGGCCACCCCGACAATGTGGCGCCCTGCCTGCTCGGCGGCTTCACCATCGCCTGGACCGAGGCGGCGGGTGCGCGGGCCGTGCGGCTCACGCCGGCGGCGAACGTCCATCCGACAGTCTTCATCCCGGCCGAGCGCGGCTACACGTCCTCGGCCCGCGCGGCGCTGCCGCCGACCGTGCCGCACGCCGACGCGTCGTTCAACGCCGGTCGCGCCGCCCTGCTCACCCATGCTCTGACCAGCGACGCGAGTCTGCTCTGGGCGGCCACCGAGGATCGTCTGCACCAGGGCTACCGGGCCGAGGGCATGCCCGGCACGGCCTCGCTCGTGGCGGCGCTGCGCTCGGTCGGTGTGGCCGCTGTGGTGAGCGGCGCGGGGCCCTCGGTGCTGGCGTTGACGCAGGTGCCGGCCGATTTCCATCCGGGAACAGAATGGCGCGCCGAGTCGTTGGGCGTGGATGGCGCCGGTGCTCTTGTCAAAGGGAGTATGGTGGAACTCGCCTAG
- a CDS encoding MFS transporter translates to MATAFSVVTRNRDFRRLFAAELVVFGADWFVMVPLLVLLPELTGSGIWGGLVLAADTGINALLLPYTGTIADRFDRRKILITANLAAVLAVLLLFAVRSAATAPLALVAIGAMAVAKAFYSPAASAALPNVVDRDDLAAANTVSGSAWGTMTIVGASLGGVVGAAFGPYACFGITAVLLILGAALTFTIRRPLQTGRDESTPAPRTRHALRESFGYLRQNPRIRALVTVKMAAGLGNGVLTVFPLIAGLHGAGVLGAGLLFAVRGAGALAGPFVLGPVIRRRSWLFPGLALSMALYGVGYLGVAVAPWFPLVVVLVFVAHLAGGANWVLSNYALQGEVPDRLRGRIFSTDLMLATLAIAISQLGATAVVDLVDEWVILAGCGLVTLLYAIGWRIATRGVARADQSAAGPAKEASAEEAPTGRAEDRGAAVRTDGRAVSEEG, encoded by the coding sequence GTGGCAACAGCGTTTTCGGTCGTTACGCGGAACCGGGACTTCCGGCGGCTCTTCGCGGCCGAACTGGTCGTCTTCGGCGCCGACTGGTTCGTGATGGTCCCGCTGCTCGTGCTCCTGCCGGAGCTCACCGGCAGCGGCATCTGGGGCGGCCTGGTGCTGGCCGCCGACACCGGCATCAACGCGCTGTTGCTGCCGTACACCGGCACGATCGCCGACCGGTTCGATCGGCGCAAGATCCTGATCACTGCGAATCTGGCCGCGGTGCTCGCAGTGCTCCTGTTGTTCGCGGTTCGTTCGGCCGCCACGGCTCCGCTGGCCCTGGTCGCTATCGGCGCCATGGCGGTGGCCAAGGCCTTCTACTCCCCGGCGGCCTCGGCCGCGCTGCCCAACGTCGTCGACCGGGACGACCTGGCCGCGGCGAACACGGTCTCCGGCTCGGCCTGGGGCACCATGACGATCGTCGGCGCCTCGCTGGGTGGCGTCGTGGGCGCGGCCTTCGGCCCGTACGCGTGTTTCGGCATCACCGCTGTCCTGCTGATCCTGGGGGCCGCGCTGACCTTCACCATCCGCCGCCCGCTGCAGACCGGCCGCGACGAGAGCACTCCGGCCCCGCGCACCCGGCACGCGCTGCGCGAGTCGTTCGGTTATCTGCGGCAGAATCCGCGCATCCGGGCCCTGGTGACCGTGAAGATGGCGGCCGGGCTGGGCAACGGCGTGCTGACCGTCTTTCCCCTGATCGCCGGGTTGCACGGTGCGGGTGTGCTGGGTGCGGGCCTGCTTTTCGCCGTACGCGGGGCGGGCGCGCTGGCCGGGCCGTTCGTGCTGGGCCCGGTGATCCGCCGCCGTTCGTGGCTCTTCCCCGGGCTGGCGCTGTCCATGGCCCTTTACGGCGTCGGCTATCTCGGCGTGGCCGTGGCCCCGTGGTTCCCGCTGGTGGTCGTGCTGGTCTTCGTGGCCCACCTGGCGGGCGGGGCCAACTGGGTGCTGTCGAACTACGCGCTGCAGGGCGAGGTGCCCGACCGGCTGCGGGGGCGGATCTTCTCGACCGACCTGATGCTGGCCACGCTGGCCATCGCGATCAGCCAGCTGGGCGCGACCGCCGTGGTCGACCTGGTCGACGAGTGGGTCATCCTGGCCGGCTGCGGCCTGGTCACGCTGCTTTACGCGATCGGCTGGCGGATCGCGACCCGCGGGGTGGCCCGCGCGGACCAGTCAGCAGCGGGGCCGGCGAAGGAAGCATCGGCGGAGGAAGCGCCGACCGGAAGGGCCGAGGACCGAGGCGCGGCAGTGAGAACTGACGGAAGAGCGGTCAGTGAAGAGGGTTGA
- the thrC gene encoding threonine synthase — protein MYRGLIEAYRDRLPVTEKTPVVTLHEGNTPLVPAPVLSARTGAEVYLKVEGANPTGSFKDRGMTMAVSKAVEEGAKAIICASTGNTSASAAAYAARAGVTCAVLVPQGKIALGKLAQALVHGAKLLQVNGNFDDCLALASKLSQDFPVSLVNSVNIFRLHGQKTAAFEIVEALGDAPDIHCLPVGNAGNISAYWMGYQEDHEAGNSTRRPRMFGFQASGAAPIVSGQVVEEPSTIATAIRIGNPASWTKALDARDSSGGLISAVTDREILTAYRLLAREVGVFVELGSAASVAGLLQQAAEGKIPAGATVVCTVTGHGLKDPEWAISTAPSPTTIQNDVLIAARELGLA, from the coding sequence ATGTATCGGGGACTCATCGAGGCGTATCGGGACCGGCTGCCGGTCACCGAAAAGACCCCGGTGGTCACGCTGCACGAGGGCAACACGCCGCTCGTGCCGGCGCCGGTGCTCTCCGCGCGGACGGGAGCCGAGGTCTACCTGAAGGTCGAGGGGGCCAACCCGACCGGGTCGTTCAAGGACCGCGGCATGACGATGGCCGTCTCCAAGGCCGTCGAGGAGGGCGCCAAGGCGATCATCTGCGCGTCCACCGGCAACACCAGCGCCTCCGCCGCGGCGTACGCGGCCCGGGCCGGTGTCACCTGCGCCGTGCTCGTGCCGCAGGGCAAGATCGCGCTGGGCAAGCTGGCCCAGGCGCTCGTGCACGGTGCGAAGCTGCTGCAGGTGAACGGCAACTTTGACGACTGCCTGGCGCTCGCCTCCAAGCTGTCCCAGGACTTCCCGGTCTCGCTGGTCAACTCGGTCAACATCTTCCGCCTGCACGGGCAGAAGACGGCCGCCTTCGAGATCGTCGAGGCCCTGGGCGACGCTCCCGACATCCACTGCCTCCCGGTCGGCAACGCCGGCAACATCTCGGCGTACTGGATGGGTTATCAGGAGGATCACGAGGCCGGCAACAGCACCCGCCGCCCGCGGATGTTCGGCTTCCAGGCCTCGGGGGCCGCGCCGATCGTCAGCGGCCAGGTCGTCGAGGAGCCCTCCACGATCGCCACCGCGATCCGGATCGGCAACCCGGCCAGCTGGACCAAGGCGCTCGACGCGCGCGACTCCTCGGGTGGCCTGATCTCCGCCGTGACCGACCGCGAGATCCTGACGGCCTACCGGCTGCTGGCCCGCGAGGTCGGCGTGTTCGTCGAGCTGGGCAGCGCGGCCAGCGTGGCCGGCCTGCTGCAGCAGGCGGCCGAGGGCAAGATCCCGGCCGGCGCGACGGTGGTCTGCACGGTCACCGGCCACGGTCTCAAGGACCCGGAGTGGGCCATCTCGACCGCGCCGTCGCCGACGACCATCCAGAACGACGTGCTGATTGCGGCGCGAGAGCTAGGACTCGCTTGA
- the lysA gene encoding diaminopimelate decarboxylase: protein MRAHEAGALHGDLGQRGPAWLRTPQDVNALVPQLWPRTVSRAEAGHLEIGGVSVADLAAEHGTPAYLLDEDDLRARCRDFAAAFADCDVYYAGKSFLCKAVVRIIDEEGLHLDVCSGGELAVALAAGFPAERLGFHGNNKSISELTRALDAGVGRIIVDSFDEIDRLTALARQKGKTPGVLVRVTVGVEAHTHEFIATAHEDQKFGFSLAGGAAFQAAVKILDEGVLNLQGLHSHIGSQIFDTSGFEVAARRVLELQAQIRDARGVELPDLDLGGGFGIAYTTQDDPSTPGDLAKRLNKIVESECESANLRKPKLSIEPGRAIVGPAVLTLYEVGTVKDVDGIRTYVSVDGGMSDNIRTALYDASYSATVAGRASAAEPLLARVVGKHCESGDIVVKDEFLPADVQPGDLLAVPGTGAYCRSMASNYNHVPRPPVVAVRDGASRVIVRRETEDDLLALDVG, encoded by the coding sequence ATGCGAGCTCATGAGGCCGGGGCGCTGCACGGCGACCTCGGGCAGCGGGGCCCGGCCTGGCTGCGGACGCCGCAGGACGTGAACGCCCTCGTGCCGCAGCTCTGGCCGCGGACCGTGAGCCGCGCCGAGGCGGGGCATCTGGAGATCGGCGGCGTGAGCGTGGCCGACCTGGCGGCTGAGCACGGCACCCCGGCGTATCTGCTGGACGAGGACGACCTGCGGGCCCGCTGCCGGGATTTCGCGGCCGCTTTCGCCGACTGCGACGTCTATTACGCGGGCAAGTCGTTCCTGTGCAAGGCGGTCGTCCGGATCATCGACGAGGAGGGCCTGCACCTCGACGTCTGTTCGGGCGGCGAGCTGGCAGTGGCGCTGGCGGCCGGGTTCCCGGCCGAGCGGCTGGGCTTCCACGGCAACAACAAGTCGATCTCCGAGCTGACCCGCGCCCTGGACGCCGGGGTGGGGCGGATCATCGTCGACTCCTTCGACGAGATCGACCGGCTCACCGCCCTCGCCCGGCAGAAGGGCAAGACCCCCGGCGTCCTCGTCCGGGTCACCGTGGGTGTCGAAGCCCACACCCACGAGTTCATCGCGACCGCGCACGAGGACCAGAAGTTCGGCTTCTCGCTGGCCGGTGGTGCGGCGTTCCAGGCGGCGGTCAAGATCCTGGACGAGGGTGTGCTCAACCTGCAGGGCCTGCATTCGCACATCGGGTCGCAGATCTTCGACACCAGCGGTTTCGAGGTGGCGGCCCGGCGCGTGCTCGAGCTGCAGGCCCAGATCCGCGACGCGCGCGGCGTCGAGCTGCCCGACCTGGACCTGGGCGGCGGCTTCGGCATCGCGTACACCACCCAGGACGACCCCAGCACCCCTGGTGACCTGGCCAAACGGCTCAACAAGATCGTCGAGTCGGAGTGCGAGTCGGCCAACCTGCGCAAGCCGAAGCTGTCGATCGAGCCCGGCCGCGCGATCGTCGGGCCCGCGGTCCTGACGCTGTACGAGGTGGGCACGGTCAAGGACGTCGACGGCATCCGGACGTACGTGAGCGTCGACGGCGGGATGAGCGACAACATCCGTACGGCGCTCTACGACGCGTCCTACTCGGCGACGGTGGCCGGGCGGGCCAGTGCCGCCGAGCCGCTGCTGGCCCGCGTGGTGGGAAAGCATTGTGAATCCGGGGACATCGTCGTGAAGGATGAATTCCTGCCCGCCGACGTGCAGCCCGGAGATCTTCTCGCCGTGCCCGGCACCGGCGCTTACTGCCGGAGCATGGCCAGCAACTACAACCACGTCCCTCGGCCGCCCGTGGTGGCCGTGCGCGATGGCGCCTCGCGCGTGATCGTGCGGCGGGAGACCGAGGACGACCTGCTCGCATTGGATGTTGGATGA
- a CDS encoding efflux RND transporter permease subunit codes for MSFLTRLSLANRGLVALIAIIITGFGLFAIPSLKQQLFPSIEFPAAFVTATLPGAGPEIIQDQITEPLEDAAKGLDGIDSVTSSTREGIATVTVAFVFGTDIDTAVNQLTTAVNRVQPTLPDNVTPTIFAGGTDDIPAIVLAASGGGDESELLDRLNDTVVPELNAIAGVRDTQITGARAAQVVITPNLPKLTAAGVSPQAITTVLQQNGISVPAGAVNEGSRSLTVQVGTPLTSIDQLKQVYLTGSRGPVQLGSVATVESKLPAPTSYTRTDGQDSLGIAVTARPDGNPVDISHEVRDKLADLQKASGATLTVVVDQAPFVERSIESLTTEGLLGLVMAVIVILVFLLSVRSTLVTAVSIPLSVLIALIALWTGDYTLNLLTLGALTIAIGRVVDDSIVVLENIKRHLEYGEPKIHAIISAVREVSGAVTASTLTTVAVFAPIALVGGFVGQIFSSFAITVTVALLASLVVALTVVPVLAYWFLKPPPEGADSEAIRQAAEEKERRSPLQRGYLPVIRFATRRRWTTLTIGLVVLIGTLGLASRLETNFIDQSGQDSLSITQEMPVGTNLAATDAAAKRVEQVLADTEGVKTYQVSLGSGGDFNPFVGGGGASTASFNVGLEEDADAVELTDELRDKFAGINGIGEVSIGGDSSGLGGGNELSVQVKAADLDALTGATEQVQQAMAATGGVVEAKSSLAASVPRLQVSVKREVAAQYGLTEAGIAQNVAGAFRAAPAGQITVDGSGQDVVISFGSAPSDPAALRALPITSARGVVPLGTLAEVKEVSGPEEVTRVDGDRTVTVTGTATGSDLGAATRELQQKLDDLTLPAGATATIGGTSADQAEAFQQLGLAVLAAIAIVFIIMVATFRSLIQPVILLVSIPFAATGAIALLLITGTPLGVPALIGVLMLVGIVVTNAIVLMDLINHYRTAGMGVQEAVIEGGRHRLRPILMTAIATIFALIPMALGLTGEGGFISQPLAIVVIGGLVSSTLLTLVLVPTLYTMVENSKEKRRQKRLAKRGVVAAPEEPVEPDDNAGPAGPTEPSPQPSGALRGYTDQFEVLKMPKRPDTATE; via the coding sequence ATGTCATTCCTGACCCGGCTGAGCCTCGCCAACAGAGGCCTCGTCGCCCTGATCGCCATCATCATCACCGGCTTCGGCCTCTTCGCCATCCCATCGCTGAAACAGCAGCTGTTCCCGTCGATCGAGTTCCCCGCGGCCTTCGTGACCGCGACGCTGCCGGGCGCCGGCCCGGAGATCATCCAGGATCAGATCACGGAACCGCTCGAGGACGCCGCGAAGGGCCTCGACGGCATCGACAGCGTCACGTCGAGCACCCGTGAGGGCATCGCGACGGTGACGGTGGCCTTCGTCTTCGGCACCGACATCGACACCGCGGTCAACCAGTTGACCACCGCGGTCAACCGGGTGCAGCCGACCCTGCCCGACAACGTCACTCCGACGATCTTCGCGGGCGGCACCGACGACATCCCGGCGATCGTGCTGGCCGCCTCGGGCGGAGGTGACGAGAGCGAGCTGCTCGACCGGCTCAACGACACCGTCGTGCCCGAGCTGAACGCGATCGCCGGCGTCCGCGACACCCAGATCACCGGCGCCCGCGCGGCTCAGGTCGTGATCACGCCGAACCTGCCCAAGCTCACCGCGGCCGGAGTCTCCCCGCAGGCGATCACCACCGTGCTTCAGCAGAACGGCATCTCGGTGCCGGCCGGCGCGGTCAACGAGGGCAGCCGGTCGCTGACCGTGCAGGTCGGCACGCCGCTCACCTCGATCGACCAGCTCAAGCAGGTCTACCTCACCGGCTCCCGGGGCCCGGTGCAGCTCGGCTCGGTCGCCACGGTCGAGAGCAAGCTGCCCGCGCCCACCTCCTACACCCGCACCGACGGGCAGGACAGCCTGGGCATCGCCGTCACCGCACGCCCCGACGGCAACCCGGTCGACATCTCGCACGAGGTCCGCGACAAGCTGGCCGACCTGCAGAAGGCGTCCGGCGCCACGCTGACCGTCGTCGTCGACCAGGCGCCGTTCGTCGAGCGCTCGATCGAGAGCCTCACCACCGAGGGTCTGCTCGGCCTGGTGATGGCGGTGATCGTCATCCTCGTCTTCCTGCTCTCGGTGCGCTCGACCCTGGTCACGGCGGTGTCGATCCCGCTGTCGGTGCTGATCGCCCTGATCGCGCTCTGGACCGGCGACTACACCCTCAACCTGCTCACCCTGGGCGCGCTGACGATCGCGATCGGCCGCGTGGTCGACGACTCGATCGTCGTGCTGGAAAACATCAAGAGACATCTGGAGTACGGCGAACCGAAGATCCACGCGATCATCTCGGCCGTCCGCGAGGTGTCCGGCGCGGTGACCGCCTCGACCCTGACCACCGTGGCCGTGTTCGCTCCGATCGCGCTGGTCGGCGGTTTCGTGGGCCAGATCTTCTCGTCCTTCGCGATCACGGTCACCGTGGCCCTGCTGGCCTCGCTGGTCGTGGCCCTGACCGTGGTGCCCGTCCTGGCGTACTGGTTCCTCAAGCCCCCGCCCGAGGGCGCCGACTCCGAGGCGATCCGGCAGGCCGCCGAGGAGAAGGAGCGCCGCAGCCCGTTGCAGCGTGGCTACCTCCCGGTGATCAGGTTTGCCACCCGGCGGCGCTGGACCACGCTGACGATCGGTCTGGTCGTGCTGATCGGCACGCTCGGCCTGGCCAGCCGGCTCGAGACCAACTTCATCGACCAGTCCGGTCAGGACTCGCTCTCGATCACGCAGGAAATGCCGGTCGGCACCAACCTGGCCGCCACCGACGCCGCGGCCAAGCGGGTCGAGCAGGTGCTGGCCGACACCGAGGGCGTCAAGACGTACCAGGTGTCGCTGGGCAGCGGCGGCGACTTCAACCCGTTCGTCGGCGGCGGGGGCGCGAGCACCGCCAGCTTCAACGTCGGCCTCGAGGAGGACGCCGACGCGGTCGAGCTGACCGACGAGCTGCGCGACAAGTTCGCCGGTATCAACGGCATCGGTGAGGTCAGCATCGGCGGCGACAGCTCCGGTCTGGGCGGCGGCAACGAGCTGTCGGTCCAGGTCAAGGCGGCCGACCTGGACGCGCTGACCGGCGCCACCGAGCAGGTGCAGCAGGCGATGGCGGCCACCGGCGGCGTCGTCGAGGCCAAGAGCTCGCTCGCGGCCAGCGTCCCGCGGCTTCAGGTCTCGGTGAAGCGTGAGGTCGCCGCGCAGTACGGCCTGACCGAAGCCGGCATCGCGCAGAACGTGGCCGGCGCCTTCCGGGCGGCGCCCGCCGGTCAGATCACTGTCGACGGCTCCGGGCAGGACGTCGTCATCTCGTTCGGCTCGGCCCCGTCCGACCCGGCCGCGCTGCGCGCCCTGCCGATCACCTCGGCCCGTGGTGTCGTCCCGCTCGGCACGCTGGCCGAGGTCAAGGAGGTCAGCGGGCCCGAGGAGGTCACCCGCGTCGACGGCGACCGCACGGTCACCGTGACCGGCACGGCGACCGGCTCCGACCTCGGTGCGGCCACCCGTGAGCTGCAGCAGAAGCTCGACGACCTGACCCTGCCGGCCGGCGCCACGGCGACCATCGGCGGCACCAGCGCCGACCAGGCCGAGGCGTTCCAGCAGCTGGGCCTGGCCGTGCTGGCGGCCATCGCGATCGTCTTCATCATCATGGTGGCGACGTTCCGCAGCCTCATCCAGCCGGTGATCCTGCTGGTGTCGATCCCGTTCGCGGCGACCGGCGCGATCGCCCTGTTGCTGATCACCGGCACCCCGCTCGGCGTGCCCGCGCTGATCGGTGTGCTGATGCTCGTCGGCATCGTTGTGACAAATGCCATCGTGCTGATGGATCTGATCAACCATTACCGAACGGCCGGCATGGGCGTGCAGGAGGCGGTGATCGAGGGCGGCCGGCACCGTCTGCGGCCGATCCTGATGACCGCCATCGCGACCATCTTCGCCCTGATCCCGATGGCGCTCGGCCTCACCGGCGAGGGCGGCTTCATCTCGCAGCCACTGGCCATTGTGGTCATCGGCGGCCTGGTCAGCTCGACGCTGCTGACTTTGGTGCTGGTGCCGACGCTCTACACGATGGTCGAGAACAGCAAGGAGAAGCGGCGGCAGAAGCGGCTGGCCAAGCGGGGCGTCGTCGCCGCGCCCGAGGAGCCGGTGGAGCCGGACGACAACGCTGGTCCGGCCGGGCCGACGGAGCCGTCGCCGCAGCCGAGCGGCGCCCTGCGCGGTTACACCGACCAGTTCGAGGTGCTGAAGATGCCGAAGCGCCCCGACACCGCGACCGAGTAA